The proteins below are encoded in one region of Lactuca sativa cultivar Salinas chromosome 3, Lsat_Salinas_v11, whole genome shotgun sequence:
- the LOC111884296 gene encoding glutathione S-transferase T3-like produces the protein MDPNQNTPPNYRNRKPDNAFALDTTPRQFPTMESPQGGFINLLQSGSPIQQTPLFQQQYQPFSAFQQQQISQPPLSPDFVPETQTSPPPQPKKKKGKKPARPTTNQERVPWTKEEEEKLAEAWVAASEDPIVGDSQTYGSFWEKVRAIFYELMESQARNADQIKSKWRDIRLKCTDFGGIYNNLLNIRKSGLNDFDVFKAAMDQYEKTTPTRKAFPYMKPWLKLKDSPKWKEQTEGSSQSSGSKRSRNPDGTSQQSDGRTHIDINDDPIDLETDQPLPRPVGRNKAKKAASTSSNSSVMDMFGDKFDRYVQLQETKAEVITRMEQKMIEAQTSFQEAQETLQTKTDMEILKMKADDLEGEDLELFLAMKESVRTRRRRRG, from the exons ATGGATCCCAACCAAAATACCCCTCCAAACTACCGAAATCGCAAACCCGATAACGCTTTTGCGTTAGACACAACACCTCGACAATTCCCGACGATGGAGTCACCTCAAGGCGGTTTTATCAATCTACTTCAAAGTGGTTCCCCTATCCAACAAACACCACTTTTCCAACAACAATATCAACCTTTTTCGGCtttccaacaacaacaaat cTCACAACCACCACTTTCGCCGGATTTTGTTCCGGAAACGCaaacttcaccaccacctcaaccaaaaaagaaaaaaggaaaaaaaccgGCCCGACCCACTACCAACCAAGAAAGGGTCCCAtggacaaaagaagaagaagaaaagttagCGGAGGCATGGGTGGCGGCTTCCGAAGATCCAATTGTAGGAGATAGCCAGACGTACGGAAGTTTTTGGGAAAAAGTCCGAGCCATTTTTTACGAGTTAATGGAAAGTCAAGCTCGAAATGCCGATCAAATTAAGTCGAAATGGCGAGATATTCGATTAAAATGCACCGATTTTGGAGGAATCTACAACAATCTCCTAAACATACGCAAAAGCGGCTTgaacgattttgatgttttcaaggcggCCATGGACCAATATGAAAAAACAACGCCTACACGCAAAGCTTTTCCGTATATGAAGCCGTGGCTAAAATTGAAAGACTCCCCAAAATGGAAAGAGCAAACGGAAGGAAGTTCCCAATCTTCCGGTTCAAAGCGTTCGAGAAACCCCGATGGAACTTCTCAACAATCGGACGGCCGAACACACATCGACATCAACGACGATCCGATAGATCTTGAAACCGACCAACCTCTTCCTCGGCCCGttggaagaaataaagcaaaaaaagCGGCGTCAACATCTTCGAATTCTAGTGTTATGGATATGTTCGGCGATAAATTTGATCGATATGTGCAGCTTCAAGAAACGAAGGCCGAGGTGATAACTCGGATGGAACAAAAAATGATCGAAGCACAAACATCATTTCAAGAGGCACAAGAGACACTCCAAACAAAAACCGATATGGAAATCTTGAAAATGAAAGCGGACGACCTTGAGGGCGAAGACTTGGAACTTTTTCTAGCAATGAAAGAGTCGGTTCGAACTCGACGTAGGCGTAGGGGGTAG